In the Xanthobacteraceae bacterium genome, CGTGGCTTATGCGCTCGCGCGCTGGCGTTTTCCGGGGAAGATCATCCTCGACGCGCTGGTGCACATGCCGCTCGTCCTGCCGCCGGTCGTCACCGGCTACATCCTGCTGATCCTGTTCGGACGCAAAGGTCCGATCGGCGCATGGCTGGAGCAGACCTTCGGCCTCGTATTCTCGTTCCGCTGGACCGGCGCGGCGCTCGCGGCCGCGGTGATGGGCTTCCCGCTGATGGTGCGCGCGATCAGGCTTTCGCTAGAGAGCACCGACCGCCGCCTGGAAGACGCCTCGCGCACGCTGGGCGCGAATGGCCTCGTGACCTTCTTTCTCGTGACGCTGCCCCTCGCCCTGCCCGGCATCCTCGCCGGCCTCGTGCTTTCCTTCGCGAAAGCACTCGGCGAATTCGGCGCGACCATCACCTTCGTCTCGAACATCCCCGGCGAGACGCGCACGCTGCCCTCTGCGATCTATACCTTCACGCAAATACCGGGCGGCGACGCGGGCGCATTCCGGCTCGCAGCCGTCGCCATGGTCATCGCGCTCGGCGCGCTGGTGATTTCGGAAATACTGGCACGCAAGACCGCTGCGCGGATCGAAGGCTGACGCATGTTCGATGTTTCCGTCGCCGCCACGCTCGGCGAATTCGATCTCGACGTTTCGTTCAAAAGCGAAACGATGGTGACCGCGCTGTCCGGCCCCTCCGGTTCGGGCAAGTCCAGCATCGTCGCGGCGATTGCAGGCTTGTTTCGTCCGGCGCGCGGAAAGATCGTCGTCAACGGCCGTACGTTGTTCGACAGCGAGGCACGCATCGACCTGCCCGCACACAAACGTGGCGTGCGCATCGTGTTTCAGGAAAGCCGCCTGTTCCCGCATTTCACGGTGGCGCAGAACCTGATGTTCGGACGTTGGCTCGCAGGCAGGAAGCGCGACGCGCAGTTCGACGAGATCGTCACGCTCCTCGGCATAGAGCCGCTGCTCGCCCGCCGCCCGCGCAAACTCTCCGGCGGCGAGCGCCAGCGCGTCGCCATCGGCCGCGCGCTGCTGGCCGAACCGCAGGCGCTGCTCCTCGACGAACCGCTCGCTTCCCTCGACGCGGGACGCAAGGACGAGATCATCCCCTACCTGACGCGGCTGGTGACGGCGGCGAAAATCCCGATCCTTTATGTCAGCCACGCCCGCGACGAGATCGAGCGTCTGGCGCAGACCATCGTGAAGATCGACGGTGGGCGGGTGACGGGGGTGGAGCGGCGTTGAATATTTTTAACCCTCCCCCTTGCGGGGAGGGTCGGCGAGCAAAGCTCGCCGGGGTGGGGGAGCGCGTAGCTCGAGCAGTATGGATTCGACTACGCCGTCCAGGTTTGCGTTCACGTCGTTATTCCAGAAGCGCAGCACACGAAATCCATGGCGCTTCAGGTAACCGTCGCGAGACATATCCTTTAGAATATTTGTATCAGCCGCGTGCTGACCGCCATCTATTTCGATCACCAATCGTTTCTCAAAGCATACGAAATCAACAACGAAACGATCGATGGGAGCTTGCCTTCGAAAATGAAAGCCATGCGAATGCCTGAGCATTCGCAAGCGTCGCCACACGGCAAGCTCCTGCGGAGTCAGATTATTGCGAAGTTTTCGCGCAACTTCGTTTGCCACACCCCACCCGGCTTCTCGCTACGCTCGAAGCCACCCTCCCCGTCCAGGGGAGGGTGCGCATAATACATAAGCATCAAGCGATCTTCACCAGCAACTTCCCGAAGTTCTTGCCCTTGAGAAGACCCATGAACGCCTCCGGTGCGTTCTCCAGACCGTTCACCACGTCCTCGCGATACTTGATGCGCCCTTCGCGCAGCCACTGGCCCGCCTCGCGATAGAAGTCGCCGGCCTGTTCCGCGAAGTCCCATACGATAAAGCCGCGGAAGGTCAGCCGCTTCGTCAGGATGGCGCGGATCAGCAAAGGCGTACGATCAGGTCCTTCGGGGAGCGCCGTCATGCTGTAGTTCGCGATCACACCGCAAACCGGCACGCGGGCGAAATCGTTCAGCAGCGGGAAGACCGCATCGAATACCTTGCCCCCGACATTCTCGAAGTAAACGTCGATACCCTTCGGGCAGGCCTCGACCAGCTTCTTCGCCATGTCCGGATCGCGATGATCGACTGCCGCGTCGAAGCCCAGTTCGTCGATGAGGTATTTGCATTTGTCGGCACCACCCGCGATGCCGACCGCCCGGCAGCCTTTCAGCTTGGCGTACTGGCCGACAAAGGAGCCGACCGCCCCGGAGGCGGCAGCGACTACAACGGTCTCGCCTTGCTTCGGCATGCCGATGTTGCGCATACCGAGATAGGCGGTCATGCCCGGCATTCCGAGCACGCCCAGCGCGGTCTGCACCGGCGCGGCCTTCGGATCTAGCTTGCGCAGATCGGAACCGTTCGAAAGCGCGTAGTCCATCCAGCCC is a window encoding:
- the modB gene encoding molybdate ABC transporter permease subunit is translated as MFEFTAEEIDAIRLSLWVASIGILASLPLGMFVAYALARWRFPGKIILDALVHMPLVLPPVVTGYILLILFGRKGPIGAWLEQTFGLVFSFRWTGAALAAAVMGFPLMVRAIRLSLESTDRRLEDASRTLGANGLVTFFLVTLPLALPGILAGLVLSFAKALGEFGATITFVSNIPGETRTLPSAIYTFTQIPGGDAGAFRLAAVAMVIALGALVISEILARKTAARIEG
- the modC gene encoding molybdenum ABC transporter ATP-binding protein encodes the protein MFDVSVAATLGEFDLDVSFKSETMVTALSGPSGSGKSSIVAAIAGLFRPARGKIVVNGRTLFDSEARIDLPAHKRGVRIVFQESRLFPHFTVAQNLMFGRWLAGRKRDAQFDEIVTLLGIEPLLARRPRKLSGGERQRVAIGRALLAEPQALLLDEPLASLDAGRKDEIIPYLTRLVTAAKIPILYVSHARDEIERLAQTIVKIDGGRVTGVERR
- a CDS encoding endonuclease domain-containing protein, translating into MANEVARKLRNNLTPQELAVWRRLRMLRHSHGFHFRRQAPIDRFVVDFVCFEKRLVIEIDGGQHAADTNILKDMSRDGYLKRHGFRVLRFWNNDVNANLDGVVESILLELRAPPPRRALLADPPRKGEG
- a CDS encoding NADP-dependent oxidoreductase produces the protein MSAQQNRRIVLASRPEGEPKPEHFRLETAPIPEPKEGQVLLRNLWMSLDPYMRGRMSAAKSYASPVEVGEPMVAGTVSEVVKSNRPEFVPGDIVLSYTGWMDYALSNGSDLRKLDPKAAPVQTALGVLGMPGMTAYLGMRNIGMPKQGETVVVAAASGAVGSFVGQYAKLKGCRAVGIAGGADKCKYLIDELGFDAAVDHRDPDMAKKLVEACPKGIDVYFENVGGKVFDAVFPLLNDFARVPVCGVIANYSMTALPEGPDRTPLLIRAILTKRLTFRGFIVWDFAEQAGDFYREAGQWLREGRIKYREDVVNGLENAPEAFMGLLKGKNFGKLLVKIA